A genomic window from Pocillopora verrucosa isolate sample1 chromosome 7, ASM3666991v2, whole genome shotgun sequence includes:
- the LOC131779663 gene encoding CST complex subunit STN1 isoform X2 produces the protein MYRYSNNYPVVRVEVSGYIVSIDSREKLTTYGVDDGSGTISCCKWHSQDLNTGQESYDLGQLVTVQGKISVFREQRQLTIDLIYPEKDPNAEVLFWLEAVNLGNTVYKEPFTPSLKDFQTENSSVSKETELKKAILTHIKENKIVTFQFQTLCFEPDIQQLAREAAKQKCTSEEEAKIWNDSHEAKKVIRHIIKDLEKDGLVYLKDSRRDLYQVISHEHNLGSAILKAMSKIAGPSGFSISKWAIIDVLHSSNKFQHVTMKQVEESLDKLLQNSDVYKQSENEYCLV, from the exons ATGTACAGGTATTCAAACAATTATCCAGTGGTAAGGGTGGAAGTCAGTGGATACATAGTAAGCATAGATTCAAGGGAAAAGCTAACAACCTATGGAG TTGATGATGGGAGTGGCACAATTTCCTGTTGTAAGTGGCATTCCCAAGATCTTAACACAGGACAAGAATCCTATGACCTTGGTCAGCTGGTGACAGTGCAAGGAAAGATTTCTGTTTTCAGAGAGCAGAGGCAACTCACTATTGATCTGATCT ATCCAGAGAAAGACCCTAATGCTGAAGTCCTCTTCTGGCTAGAAGCAGTCAATCTTGGCAACACAGTTTACAAAGAACCATTCACTCCTTCACTCAAAGattttcaaacagaaaacagCTCTGTATCAAAGGAAACAGAACTGAAAAAAGCTATTTTGACACACATTAAGGAAAATAAGATTGTAACATTCCAGTTTCAGACCTTATGCTTTGAGCCTGATATACAACAACTGGCAAGGGAGGCAGCAAAGCAAAAATGTACCAGTGAG GAGGAAGCCAAAATATGGAATGATTCTCATGAAGCAAAGAAAGTTATTAGACATATAATCAAAGATCTTGAGAAAGATGGCTTGGTGTATCTTAAAGACTCAAGAAGAGATCTTTACCAG GTTATAAGTCATGAACACAATCTTGGATCAGCAATTTTAAAGGCAATGAGCAAAATTGCAG GACCATCAGGTTTCTCAATCTCTAAATGGGCCATTATAGATGTCCTTCATTCCTCAAACAAGTTTCAACATGTAACAATGAAACAGGTTGAGGAATCACTTGACAAACTTCTACAGAACAGTGATGTTTACAAACAGAGTGAGAATGAATACTGCTTAGTGTAA
- the LOC131779672 gene encoding RNA polymerase II-associated factor 1 homolog yields the protein MPPTIQDGQKNRDQDRRQSSLRQTVSKADFVSRVKYNNNLPDIPFDAKFIAYPFESNRFVDYKPTTLEKNYRHEMLTEVDLGVNIDLINPDTYAIDHNVSLDPDDEKLLEEEPVNLPDKKRTAHHNKNVSWLRRTEYISTEYNRSRTSNEMVETKVGFNVKKKFQGTDIYKDRESQISAIESTFDAAQRPILRHPTKPGVTPLEVLPVFPDFQMWAQPCAHVIFDTDPTPRGRGGPAEDEEMSQAMIRGMVDASGDQFVAYFLPSKETIRKRKRDQEGETEYMEEEEYEYKMAREYNWNVKNKATKGYEENYFFVFREGEGVFYDELVTRVHLSKRRVRGGAGGVQSAVSQLVVKHRELNENEKKAQEMRMNQLDTAVAEEEEEEEEEGDEDDEGEEAAEIEEEDGNLENDNDDEDEDLKEDDNEAEQESNDEKDEKDSSEEDGSSPEESNSEEDEDDVE from the exons ATGCCCCCAACAATCCAGGATGGACAAAAGAACAGAGATCAGGACAGAAG GCAAAGTTCATTGCGTCAAACAGTAAG CAAGGCTGATTTTGTTTCCCGGGTTAAATATAACAACAATCTACCAGATATTCCTTTTGATGCCAAGTTCATTGCTTATCCTTTTGAATCAAACAG GTTTGTGGATTATAAACCAACAACATTGGAGAAAAACTACAGGCATGAAATGTTGACAGAGGTGGACCTAGGGGTCAATATTGATCTTATCAACCCAGACACCTATGCTATAGATCataatg TTTCTCTTGATCCTGATGATGAGAAGTTATTAGAAGAAGAACCAGTGAACTTGCCAGATAAAAAACG GACAGCCCATCATAACAAGAATGTGTCCTGGCTGAGAAGAACTGAATACATTTCAACTGAGTACAACAGAAGTCGTACCAGTAATGAAATGGTGGAGACAAA GGTTGGATTCAATGTGAAAAAGAAATTCCAAGGCACAGATATTTACAAG gACCGTGAAAGTCAGATTTCTGCCATTGAAAGCACATTTGATGCTGCTCAAAGACCA attcTACGCCATCCAACAAAGCCTGGTGTAACACCTCTGGAAGTTCTTCCAGTGTTTCCAGATTTCcag aTGTGGGCTCAGCCCTGTGCTCATGTTATATTTGATACTGACCCTACCCCAAGAGGCAGAGGAGGTCCAGCAGAGGATGAAGAAATGTCGCAGGCAATGATTAG aGGTATGGTGGATGCCAGTGGAGATCAATTTGTTGCATATTTCCTTCCCTCAAAAGAGACAATCAGGAAACGAAAAAGAGACCAAGAAGGTGAAACAGAATACATGGAGGAGGAAGA ATACGAGTACAAAATGGCACGTGAATACAATTGGAATGTAAAGAACAAGGCCACCAAGGGTTATGAG GAAAACTACTTCTTCGTGTTCCGAGAAGGAGAAGGAGTTTTCTATGATGAACTGGTAACAAG AGTTCACCTGAGCAAGAGACGTGTTCGTGGTGGTGCTGGTGGGGTGCAATCAGCAGTCTCTCAGCTGGTGGTGAAACACAGGgaattgaatgaaaatgaaaagaaggcACAG GAAATGCGTATGAATCAGCTGGACACAGCTGTGgcagaagaggaagaggaagaagaagaagagggtGATGAGGACGATGAAGGTGAAGAAGCTGCTGAAATTGAAGAAGAGGATGGAAACCtagaaaatgataatgatgacgaggatgaagatTTAAAAGAGGATGATAATGAAGCAGAACAAGAGAGCAATGATGAAAAAGATGAGAAAGACAGCAGTGAAGAAGATGGGTCAAGTCCAGAAGAGTCCAACAGTGAAGAGGATGAAGATGATGTTGAGTGA